CCTCGCCGCGCAGCTGATCGAAGGCGGACAGATCAAGTACGCGGTGATCGTCGACGGTGAAGACGCCGACGAGCTGCACGTCAACACGCTGGAACGACTCTCCGGCGACGAGCTGACCAAGGACGAGTTCATCGAGGAATTCGCCAGCCTCACGCTCGGCTCCGGCGCCGCGGCGGCCGTGATGGGACCCGCCGACCTGCACCCCGAAGGCCACCGCATCCTCGGCGGCGTCACCCGCGCCGCCACCGAGCACCACAACCTCTGCGTCGGCGACGTGAAGGGCATGTTCACCGACGCCAAACGCCTGCTGGCGAACGGCATGGACCTGGTGCTGGCCGCCTGGGAAGAAGCCAAGACCGAGTGGGACTGGTCGAAGATGGACCGCTACATCACCCACCAGGTGTCATCGGTGCACACCAACGGCATCATCAAGGCCGCAGGGCTCGACCCGAAACGGGTGCCGATCACCTACCCGACCTGGGGCAACGTCGGACCCGCGTCGCTGCCGATGACGCTCGCCGCCGAGGCGAAGCACCTGCGCCGCGGCGACCGTGTGCTCTGCATGGGCGTCGGCTCCGGCCTGAACACGGCAATGACGGAGATCGTCTGGTGACTGCCGGGCAGCTGTCCCCGCTCGGCCTTCCCGGGCTCGACCCCCGTTTCTCCCGTTTTGTCACGGTTCCGGATGGCGCGGAGCTCGAGCACCCCGCGGCCGCCGAGCACCGCTGGCACCTGCTCGACAACGCCGAGCCGCTCGCCGCACTCGGCGCCACCCCGGTCGGCACCATCCTCGCCGTGCACGGCAACCCCACCTGGTCCTACCTGTGGCGAAGCCTCGTCTCCGCCGCGACCGCGCAGGCGGAGGCGGGCGGCCCCGCCTGGCGGGTCATCGCCGTCGACCAGCTCGAGATGGGCTACTCGGAACGCACCGGCCGTACGCTTACCCTGTCGGACCGCATCGGCGATCTCGGCGCCCTCACCGACGCCCTCGGCCTCGACGGCCCGGTCGTCACGATGGGACACGACTGGGGCGGGGTGATCTCGCTGGGCTGGGCCACGCGGCATCCGCAGCTCCTCGCCGGCGTAATGGCGCTGAACACCGCGGTGCACCAGCCGACCGATGCCCCGATCCCGGCCCCACTGCGACTCGCGCTGAAGCGGTCCCTGCTCGCCGGCAGCACCGTGCAGACGCCCGCCTTCCTGAACGTCACCCTGTCGCTGGCGCAGCCCGCGCTCTCACCCGAGGTGCGGGCCGCATACGCCGCCCCGTACGCCACCGCCGAGCGCCGCCGCGGCATCGGCGCCTTCGTCGCCGACATCCCCGTCGACGAGCGGCACCGGAGCTTCCCCGAGCTGGAACGTGTGGCCACCGGAGTCAGCCGGCTGCAGGTGCCCGCGCTGCTGCTCTGGGGCCCGAAAGACCCCGTGTTCAGCGACCGTTACCTCGCCGACCTGGTGAACCGGATGCCGCACGCCGACGTGCACCGCTTCGAGGGCGCCGGGCACCTGATCGCCGAAGACATCGACTTCGCGCCGGTGGTGCTGCAATGGCTGTCGGAGCGGGTGCTCACGAACACCCCCGAGACGGCGTCCGCGGCAGGTCATGACGCGACACCGGATGTCGGCGACGCACAGGCACCGGCTCCCGCACCGCTCTGGTCCTACCTCGACCGGCTTCGCGACAGCAACGACACCGCGCTCGTGGAGATGGCGCCGAGCACCGGCGGCGGCCCGCGCACGGTCAGCTGGCGGCTGCTGTCCCGCCGGGTGCGGGAGATCGCGGCCGGCCTGGTTGCCCACGGGGTGCGCCCCGGCGACCGGGTCTCGGTACTCGTTCCCGCCGGCGCCGACCTGACCGCGGTGCTGTACGCGTGCCTCCGCATCGGCGCAATCGTGGTCGTCGCCGACGCCGGACTCGGCGTGAACGGCCTCAGCCGCGCGGTGCGGGGGGCCTGGCCCGACCACGTGATCGGAATCCAGCGCGCCCTTCTCGCCGCGAAAGCGCTCGGCTGGCCCGGCCAGAAGTTCTCCGCCACGCGCCTGGCGGCTCCCGCGGCCCGCGCCCTCGGCGTGACGGCGAGCCTGTCGCAACTGGCCGCGGCCGGTCGTGCCGCGGGCGGCGAGCTCCCGCCGGAGCCGCAGCCGGATGACCTCGCCGCGATCCTCTTCACCTCCGGCTCCACCGGGCCAGCGAAGGGCGTCGCGTACACGCACCGCCAGCTGGGCGCGCTCAGCGAAACCCTGTCCGCCCAGTTCGGACTGACCGTCGGCAGCGGACTGGTCGCGGGCTTCGCCCCGTTCGCGCTGCTCGGGCCGGCCCTCGGCGCAACATCCGTCAGTCCCGATATGGACGTCACCTCGCCCGGCACGCTCACCGCCGGCGCGGTTGCCGACGCCACCCGCGCGGCCGATGCGGACGTCATCTTCGCCTCGCCCGCCGCCCTGATGAACGTCGTCGCCACCGCGGACAGCCTCACCGATTGGCAACGCGTCACCCTCGCCGGCGTGCACACGCTGCTCTCGGCGGGCGCACCGCTGTCGCTGCCGCTACTCGAGCAGGTCTCCGCTCTGCTGCCGTCGGCGACCGTGCACACCCCATACGGCATGACCGAGGGGCTGCTGCTCACCGACATCACGCTCGAGGGCATCCTCGAATCCGACAGTGAGAGCACCGACGCCGGCGGAGTCTGCGTCGGCGCCGCCGCCGGATCCGCCACCATCCGGATCAGCCCACTCGACGAGACCGGCGCCGCGTCCGGGCCGCTCACCGATGCGGCCAACGTGACCGGTGAGATCGTGGTGTCGGCACCGCACATCAAGGACCACTACGACCGGCTCTGGATCACCCAGCGGGACAGTGACCGCGACAGCACCCCCGACCGGCGCTGGCACAGGACCGGGGATGTCGGTCACCTCGACGCCAGCGGACGACTCTGGGTGGAAGGCCGCCTGCCGCACGTGATCGTCACCGACACCGGCGTGATCACCCCGGTGGGCCCGGAACAGCGCGTCGAACGGCTGCCCGGTCTCGGGCGGGCCGCCGCCGTCGGGGTGGGCCCCTCCGGAACCCAGCAGGTAGTGATCGTCGCCGAGTCGCGCCCGCCCGCCCGTCGCCCGCACCTCGCCTCCGCGCGGCTCACCGCCGACGTGCGCCGCGCCGCCGGGGTCGCCGTCGCGGCGGTTCTGATCGTGCCGCTGCTGCCAACCGACATCCGGCACAACTCCAAGGTCAACCGCAGCGCCCTGGCGCGCTGGGCGACCGGCGTGCTGGCCGGCGGACGGATGCGGCGACCGTGAGAGTGCTCGTCACCGGCGCCAGCGGGGCACTGGGCCGGGATGTCGCGGCCGGCCTGCTCGCGGCGGGCCACCAGGTGCGCACCCTGCAGCGGCGGCCATCGCGGGTCGCCGGCGCCGAAGACCTGCTCGGCAGCGT
This Salinibacterium sp. ZJ450 DNA region includes the following protein-coding sequences:
- a CDS encoding 3-oxoacyl-ACP synthase III produces the protein MQVNGNANLRHRNTSLLAIAATMAPVVVTSDEIDRKLSASLKRLHLPKRLLQRVAGVHERRQWDSSMSFDEAAAHAARKAIADAKIDPSEVGLLINTSVTRQHLEPSVAVGIHHSLGLPSSAMNFDITNACLGFVNGMSLAAQLIEGGQIKYAVIVDGEDADELHVNTLERLSGDELTKDEFIEEFASLTLGSGAAAAVMGPADLHPEGHRILGGVTRAATEHHNLCVGDVKGMFTDAKRLLANGMDLVLAAWEEAKTEWDWSKMDRYITHQVSSVHTNGIIKAAGLDPKRVPITYPTWGNVGPASLPMTLAAEAKHLRRGDRVLCMGVGSGLNTAMTEIVW
- a CDS encoding alpha/beta fold hydrolase, which translates into the protein MTAGQLSPLGLPGLDPRFSRFVTVPDGAELEHPAAAEHRWHLLDNAEPLAALGATPVGTILAVHGNPTWSYLWRSLVSAATAQAEAGGPAWRVIAVDQLEMGYSERTGRTLTLSDRIGDLGALTDALGLDGPVVTMGHDWGGVISLGWATRHPQLLAGVMALNTAVHQPTDAPIPAPLRLALKRSLLAGSTVQTPAFLNVTLSLAQPALSPEVRAAYAAPYATAERRRGIGAFVADIPVDERHRSFPELERVATGVSRLQVPALLLWGPKDPVFSDRYLADLVNRMPHADVHRFEGAGHLIAEDIDFAPVVLQWLSERVLTNTPETASAAGHDATPDVGDAQAPAPAPLWSYLDRLRDSNDTALVEMAPSTGGGPRTVSWRLLSRRVREIAAGLVAHGVRPGDRVSVLVPAGADLTAVLYACLRIGAIVVVADAGLGVNGLSRAVRGAWPDHVIGIQRALLAAKALGWPGQKFSATRLAAPAARALGVTASLSQLAAAGRAAGGELPPEPQPDDLAAILFTSGSTGPAKGVAYTHRQLGALSETLSAQFGLTVGSGLVAGFAPFALLGPALGATSVSPDMDVTSPGTLTAGAVADATRAADADVIFASPAALMNVVATADSLTDWQRVTLAGVHTLLSAGAPLSLPLLEQVSALLPSATVHTPYGMTEGLLLTDITLEGILESDSESTDAGGVCVGAAAGSATIRISPLDETGAASGPLTDAANVTGEIVVSAPHIKDHYDRLWITQRDSDRDSTPDRRWHRTGDVGHLDASGRLWVEGRLPHVIVTDTGVITPVGPEQRVERLPGLGRAAAVGVGPSGTQQVVIVAESRPPARRPHLASARLTADVRRAAGVAVAAVLIVPLLPTDIRHNSKVNRSALARWATGVLAGGRMRRP